TCACTTTGGCCAGGACTCCCCATCACTTCACCTCCCCAGATGAGGGCATAGGTGGCAAATACCCAAATCTTACAGATAGTTcccctttctgggctcagagcccagcaccccaagCCCACAGATAAGGAAAACATCAAAGCAAGTCCATTAGCttatatcaaagcaagtgaatataaGCATCAATGAGCTCATGgtgacaaccaccaccaccaattaaTTGCGGGGTTATATTGAGTACCAAGATGGCGTTTGCAGAGTTTCCAGAACAATTCACCTTTGGTTCAATGCCCTGAGCAAGGGCTGTTCACTTTTAAAGTAAAATATGTATGTCTCACCCCACATTCCCTCCAAGTTGTTGAAGGTCATGCATGTGAGCTGGCtccctcttcccattttatcttcacaacaactatGGGAAGGATGTCCAGCCGAGcagcagtggctggcccaaggtcacccagtgagctttatggctgggtgggcatttgaaccctggtgtcctGGGTCCTAGCCCAATGCCCTAGCTACTACACCATGACTGGCTCCAACAACCAAAACTCTGAATCTTAAGATTTTATCCTGTTCCTATGAGTGGCAGAAGAACACAGACACATATATATGCCTGATTTTTGCCAAACCTTCTGCAATCAGCCATGGCACGAGAGTTTCACACATATAAATTATTCCGGTCACAaatgtttgccatttatagactAAGATGGTTGGAATTCAGGAATCTATGCTGAGGTATTTCTAATGCAGGAAGCAGTGCTTTTAATACCAGAAACCTTATTGCAGTGTAAAACAGACAGCTCTTGAAAGCCAGGCTTGAGATTAAAGACTTATTTAAATGGTTAGTATGGATGACATTGTTAGGAAGGTATTTCATGTTGTtaatgaggagaggagaaaggaaagttATAAATAGACTTCAAGGATTGTGCTCGTTGGTTCTGAAGATTAATATATTCATCATTGATATTCATCATCATTCGCTTGGGACAGGCTTTAAGCCAGTAGGGTTACAAGGTGGCTCAGAGAAATAGGATGCATCAGTAACATTTTACATTCCTCTCACTCTTCCCAGgctttcagaataagaacagggTTGCGATCTTGGCTGAGCTCGACAAAGAGAAGAGGAAGCTACTGATGCAAAACCAGTCTTCCACGAATCACCCCGGAGCCAGGTACAGTATGTTTAGAGACCTGTCTCTTTCTTTCAGTCTTGCTATCAGATCAAAGAGGAAAGCCACATGCAGCTTTCTCATGTCAGCTGCATGTTCATCCAATAAGCCCGTTTCACAACAGAGTTGTGCACTAGTTGTTCCCCAAAAATGTAGCTTTGAGGAGGGCAGCCAGCATGTGCCTTGGATTTCTGTCTTCTGACCCtctcccattgctctttccctCTGGAAGAGGAGAAGTTAAATACAGTTGAGGTTGCCAAAACTGATTGGGCTTGTGAATGCATTTGCAAAACAGATGAACTGTTGTGAGCACAACACACAGACAATAGAATGCTTTTTTCAAACCGAATTTCAGCAAGGGGAGGGGACCCTGTAGGCACCTGGGAATGTCTTTTTGGTTGCATGTGTGCCCCACACACTAGCAAccccgattttattttattttaaatctattTTCATCCACTCCTCAGACAAAGGTGGCTCTCAAAGGCAGCTAACACactaaaaccagtgctttttttccttttaaaaaacatttaggggtactctcattttcttattcatattgaaatatgaggcaaaacttagattcacaattCACTTAGTGAAGTGCATGCGATTGTTTGATTTCTTAGGTGCTCTATTTCAGCAccaaaacaatttatcagagaaCTGGGTGCAAAAAGCTTCTTCcgtccctctgtctctctctatcTTTCAAATATTTGTTATAAAATGACATTGAATAGCTCACAGGAGCATTTGTGTGTCTGAACACTTTTATTGCCTATGTAGACATTCAGTTTTTCAGAGCAGTTGGGAAAGCCTCGCAAGGTGAACGTAGAGGGGAAGATTTCATCTCTTTATTAGGAGTGCCAAGTTGTCAGAGATTGCCAAGTTGTCATTGTCAGAGATGCATTTGTATTTTGCCCAGAGCGTACACATAACCAGCTATTTCAGCGCACTTTCCCCCAAGAAAGTAGCAGAACCTCACAGCGGCCAGTCCACACCTTTTCACCATCACCTCCAAACCTCCCCTTCCAGACGTTGGACCTTATCGTAGTTTTTCTAGACCTGAGATTTTACAGTAAGCCACTGAGATGTTTAAGTGGAACCTGAAGGGAACAAGGAATAAGTGTGACTCTCTCTTATATCAGTTCTTCCTCTTTCCCATACCCCAAGAGTTTAGCCTAGAACTTGATTTATTGCTCATGGTGTAGTAGTAGTGTTTTTGTGCACTGTTAACTTGTCAACATGTTGACTATGGAGAGACCTTGTCCGGGCTCGATCTCAATGGGAAACTCTTTTCCTGCATACAGAGTTCTGCAGCCACTCTTCCAAACATATGAACTCCCCATCCTGAAGACTATGGACCCCTGGTTAGTAGTGCTGTTTTATTCAGGTATCACTTAGGCAAGTCATTGGGTGGCGCTGGTGAacgagcaaaaacaaacaaaccccaaaatgtGCCAGGGGTTCCCCTTGCATCATTCTGCTGCATGACTTCCAGCTGACTTCCTTTTGGCTTACTCTGGGGCAGGGCTTTCCTTTCCATTTGACTTGACCTGCCTCCGCTGGGGTGAGAGTTCCAGAACAGAACCATCCGCCTGgtgtgtgttcacacacacacaccgtcttGCATGTTCGAATCCCCCCAAAATTTCAAGCCTCGTATTTCCAAGTAGGAGATCATGGAACTTTCTTGACTCTGAAATGCCCACCCCACCCATGATCTCATGGTGGTTGTTCCCTTTGCTGCATTTGTGTGATgcctctcttttcccttcctttctgtTGCTTGTAGCATCTCTCTAGCTAGATCCTCCCTTAACAAGGATTTCCGCGATCATGCTGAGCAGCAGCACATAGCGGCGCAGCAAAAGGCCGCTCTGCAGGTAAGTTGTCATCCCATAAGACTCAGGTTTGCAGGATCCGTATTTCGTTGGATTTTGATTTTGGGGGGGGTCTTGGTACATTGGAAGCTGTTGCTCCTAAGGACCTTTTTGCATGCGGTAGGGACCAAAACTAACATGCATCTTGCAGCTTTAGGACTTGCACAGTGATAACATAGTTTTATATCTGGGAATTATTTGTGATGCAGTAATAATAGCATTGGCGGCTGGCCATCCTAtaccacaggcataggcaaacttggccctccagatgtttggggactacaactcccatcatccatagctaacagaaccagtggtcagggatgatgggaattatagtctcaaaacatctggagggccaagtttgcctatgcctgctgtaccacataggcaaactcggccctccagatgttttgggactacaactcccatcatccatagctaacagaaccagtggtaagggatgatgggaattatagtctcaaaacatctggagggccgagtttgcctatgcctgctgtaccACACTGTTTTTTTCATTTTAGATTCAGGCTCATTTCTCCCCTGCATCCTGTCAGGCTGGAATTCAAGCAGCAGAGGATGCAAAGGCAGCCTGAAGAAATTATAGACAATCCCATAAGCATTAGCGCCTGTCTTTTACATTGAATTCCAGATCCTGACTCTTAACAAGATTTCAGTTGCAGTGCCGCACAGAATTAAATCCCATAGATGTCGAAAGGATTAAATCAATCCAACTGTGTTCAGGATTGAAACCTCCAAtatagatttaaaaaacaaaacaaaaaaactaccACCAAACCACCTCTGAATCTGATTTGTGTTTTTCATGccctccagagccagtgtggtgtagtggttaagagcggtagtctcgtaatctggggaaccgggttcgcttccccgctcctccacatgcagctgctgggtgagcttgggctagtcacacttctttgaagtctctcagccccactcacctcacagagtgtttgttgtgggggaggaagggaaaggagaatgttagccgctttgagactccttaaagggagtgaaaggcgagatatcaaatccaaactcttctcttcttcttctcctattGCTTGGCTAGCGCCGTGGGGAGGCTACTCTTGCATGGGTGTGTTACATGTGCCATTTTCCAGATGTTGTCTCTTCCTCTTCCAGCATGCTCATGCACATTCTTCAGGATACTTTATAACCCAAGACTCCGCCTTTGGAAACCTCATTCTCCCTGTGTTGCCACGACTTGAGTCAGAGTGAGACAGAGAGTCCTTAGAATGAAGATCATCCActactgcagctgctgcttctccaaaCTTTTAGTCGATGGTTTGTGAAAATAAGAGAGGACTCAAAACTGATTTCTTTTTTACTCATTGTAAtggctttcatttttatttttttatttttggtggtGGCATTAAACTACTTAAAATGAATTCTCAGGCACCCTGTTTTTCTTTCCTTCGGTTTTCAAAGTTGGATATTACTATTATGTACTTGAGTTGTGGTGTTCAATCTTTCCTTGTTCTTGTAGTTCAGTTTACCACGTGCCTATCAATCTCATTAAGTAACACACTCAGTATAGCCCATTAAATAATTCAATAGAGCACACTGAAGCATCTCAGTGCTCTACTTGCATTATTTCCATAGTTGTTGCAAAAATCTTGTTAGGTCAGTATTGTTATACTGATGTAccagatgagtgtgtgtgtgagagagagggaggggtatGATTTCCTTTCAGCCACCTAGGAAATTGATATTTGTGGTGAGCTTTGAACATTGGGCTTCCAGGACCACAGATCACATACTTAACCAACATTAAAGTGACTATTATGTCACCAGCCTGCCCTGGGTTTGAATATTTTCAGATGTTAGTATTTGTGTGACATGTGTGTGTTTCAGAATCTGAAGACTGGGGTAAAAGACAACATTTGACTCAggttatagcagcagcagcaacagcaacaacagcaatttattgatatgccacccatctaactgggtggcttccaacaaatcaaaacatcaaacattaaaaacttgcctatatggggctgcgttcagatgtcttctaaacgtcagattgGTGTTTATTTCTGTGACATCTGACAGAAGGGCGTTCCAGTATAAACTGCACTGGACTTTATGACTTGCTCCTCTACCTGACTCTACTTATTAAACTGTTGTCAGATCTTTGACTGCAATaaagattgatagatagatgattattCAGTACAGCACGATGAGTTCTCTCATggtggagtccaacatcatcggAAGGATCACAGATTCTCCACCTCTGACGTAGCCCATGATAAACAATTTGTCTGCCACCCTTTCATATTCTTCATTGATTCCCCCCCTAAAGGAAAGGCACATGTGCATATTGTCATCACATAGAAGTCTTAAGCAGCACACTTGCTTAGTTGTAtaaacattaacaacaacaacaacaacaactttaaaggAACAAGGTAACAAATGCTGACAATTTCATGACAGTTCATGACAAGATGCGAGAATGGAAGGTTGTGTGATTAGTGACAACCGTACAATTTCTAGTTTGGTCCTATTACTTACACCCTGTTCGTGATAACTGCCTGGGGTGTGGGAGATTGCTGCATTTTCCTGAGTACAAAACAATAGGCTTCAATTTTAAGGGAATGGAGCGCAACCAAAGTGCAGATTCGGGAgtgaaatttttaaaagaagagacGTCATCAGGCCAATGTTGCAGATTTCTTAAAATGAACCTTGTTTCAAATTTtgacgaaagctcataccaataacaaacttagttggtctctaaggtgctactggaaggaatttattttggTTAGAACTGGGTTCTTAATCATGTTCTGCCACAAGAGGGAGTCTGAATAAAAAGAACAAGAAATACAGCCATATAATCTTCAAGACTGGCAGGACCATAGCTGTGAAAAAAAGATCACCTATATGTCTAGGCAAATGAGCTAATCTCATGTCTTCTGTCCACAGAAGATTGTGTTGAAAATATACATGACCACACAACCCAGACTGGTCCAGTTTGGCCCTGATCCAATACTTCTTGTTGCATCAGTTCCCAGTTGTACTGGGATAAACCACCATTCCTGTGCATGTCCCCCCACACCTTGCTGGATTGCAATATTTGGATAAGCTTCCATTCActtcttcatttttgtcattgctCATCTCAAAATTGCTCATCCAAATGTAGTTGGCTTCCTACCTCAGTTAGCCCACCCTTAGCCGGTACGGCTGAGacgtaggtggtgctgtggtctaaaccacagagcctagggtttgctgatcagaaggtcggcggttcgaatccccacgatggggtgagctcccattgcttggtccctgttcttgcccacctagcagttcgaaagcacgtcaaagtgcaagtagataaaaaggtactgctccgacaggaaggtaaacggtgtttctgtgcgctgctctggtttgccagaagcggcttagtcatgctggccacatgacccggaagctgtctgtggacaaacgccgactccctcggccagtaaagcaagatgagcgttgcaaccccagagtcatccacgactggacctaatggtcaggggtacctttacctttagccagtACAGCTACTGGTGAAATATAATAGTTTTCATTCAAAAGAACTGGTGAACATAAGGGTGGGGAAGACCATTCTAATCCATGGGTCCACAAgtctggaggcagccatgctcaAGGGGCAGTCATGTTCAGTATGAGTCTTATCTTTTGATAATTTGAACACTTttacatttcatagaattgtagaactggaaggggccATGAGAAGAAAGCAAGATTTAGAAAGGCTGCATGACTTTTAccacagagaattgtagagttggagggacactgagggtcatctagtcctgcccactgcaatgcaagaaactcagctaaagcacacatgacagatagccatccaacctctatttaaaaacctccaaggaaggagagcccacaacctcctgaggaagacagttccactatcaaacagctcttaatatCAGAAAgtattttcctgatgtttagtcagaatttcatttcttgtaacttgaagccataggttcaagtcctaccctccagagcaagagaaaacaagcttgttccatttcCCAGgcaacagcccttgagatacttggCTGTCGTATTTCTCAGTctcatcttttccaggctaaacatacccagctccttcaagtgttcctcataaggctttgtttccagacccttgatcatcttggttgccctcttctgcacatgttccagcttgtcaacatccttaaaTTGTGCTGTCCAgatttggacacagtattccaggtgtggtttgatgaaggcagaatggagtggtactattacttccctttatctggacagtacattggtacctcgggttacatacgcttcaggttacatacgcttcaggttacagactccgctaacccagaaatagtgcttcaggttaagaactttgcttcaggatgagaacagaaattgtgctccagcggcgcagcagcagcgggaggccccattagctaaagtggtgcttcaggttaagaacagtttcaggttaagtacggacctccagaacgaattaagtacttaacctgaggtaccactgtatacttctgttgatacagcctagaatagcattagcttttttttttgcttctgcatcaCACATATAGAAGCTCAGGTGCTCTTTGTCATTCACCTTTCATGGGATTTCAGGACTCTGCATATAGTTCCATGTGATTCTCCCCTGGTTTGGAGTACAACATATTTCACTTATAAAATGTAGAAAcgtttcaaaattcacactccaGAACTGAACTATTTAGGTACAAAATTCactggggttttcttcaaaactaAGGAAAATCTAATGCTCCGGTGAATGacatgctttttttttctttgtctgATGTTTAAAATTGTTTCTAAAATGGAAACATTTTCTTCCCCCTCCTGTTTCTGACACTATTTTGCTTCTCATGATCTATTTGCTGTCAAATGGATTCCAGGCAGCCATAAGTTAATATACTCCTGGGCTTGCCTAATGCACACAGCCCCATATAAATTGCGAAATCTTCCCATTTGACAGCTCTCTGCCGGCTTCAGAAGGAGGGAAATTTGCTGTAAATAATTATTAACAATGAATTACAAACTGTATCCTACAGTCCCACCATAAATATGTCAGCTTCCTCAAAACAGGGAAAGAGGCTTTTATGAGCAACGAAGCCAGCATTCTGTGAATCACTGTCAGATCTTTCCTAGGTGGGGTGCAATTTATTACTTACCAGCTAACAGCAGTGTTTTTGAACTATGCAATATTTGTTGTTTACATTCAGGCATGTAATTGTGTCTCTAATCCCTTTGTAGTCTGGCCTAGGTAAAAGAACTGGAAAAAAAACAGCTGGCAGCAGGAAGAAGTGGGAGAAATACCCTCAGGAAATCAAAGCTAGGTAGGAACTCCTATGCATGTAAATCAGCTGCAATATTTTGCCATCATTAACTGTCAGAGGAAGGCAAGCCTTGCATAACACGAGGCTGCAGACCCAGCATACATTGAATGCACAGTTCCCCctgaagaatgctgggaactgccgTTTGTTGTTGGTGcaggaaattgtagctctgcgaaggGGACACCTGTGACCCATTCAAATGTGGTTGACTCAAACTCTCGTCAGTCCCAGCCAagatggtcaatggtcagggacaaaAGAGAAGGTGGCAttcacaaacatctggagggcaagaagaagaagaagatgaagaagagtttggatttgatatcccacctttcactccccttcaggagtctcaaagcggctaacaatctcctttcccttcttcccccacaacaaacactctgtgaggtgagtggggctgagagacttcaaagaagtgtgactggcccaggtcacccagcagctgcaggtggaggagtggagactcgaacccagttccccagattacgtgactaccgctcttaaccactacaccacactggctctcgaaaaGGTTAGGCACCCCCTGGTGTACACGATTGTGCTTCAAAACACACTATTTGGATCCTGGGCTTTCAAACACTAaatagtggggtaggagaacTGAAAATTATGCCAATACAtctcacatctggcaaccaatgtgccactttggtttcagatagtacacggGTAGAAGAATTTAAAAAGCCCACGACACACATTTTCagagccctctagcagctatggtggctcatttagcaGAAGTCATGTATTTAGCATGAACTCTGGAAgggtatacaatggtaccttggtttaagaacagcttagtttatgaacaacttggattcagaacgctgcaaacccagaagtaggtgttttggtttgtgaactttgccttgaaataagaacatgttccgcttcctgttgagtgtgttccatttgtaaattgagtcccctgctgctatgggaaagcacggcttggtttaagaacactttggtttaagaacggacttctggaatggattaagtttgtaaaccactgtacagccataccttggatctcaaacgccttggctcacgaacaaatcggctcccgaatgatcgaaaccCGATGCAcaagctgcagaagcttcctgcagccagtggaggaggaagccgcttgggtgcctggggcagtgcgcccaggggtggggtgagggcaggGCGAGCTGGCCAAAGGGGTGGGTGAGGGCAAGGCAAGccacccataggggtggggcacaCTGCGgagcctccagagtctgcctggctcctcccactcagccactctacagctgggggcagaccgtttgggcagcgcggagcctgcacggGCCTAAGCCACCGCTTCTCTCCCAGGAAGGACGtgtggctcgggcgtgctgcaggccctgtggtgagtgccgctCAGCATTtcgtcacccccctcagtggcgacacctggggcggaccacacccaccgcaccccccttcctctgcccctgcctgcagccaatcagaagtggtgctttggtttttgaatgtttaggaagtcgaacggactgccggaatggattctgttccacttccaaggtacgactgtattcgaTTCTCACCAAACTAACCCTACTCCACTGAAAGACACCTTTTCATATTTATGTGCAAGCTGCTAAAAAGCATGCCAATATTAGTTTGGGATGACCTGCTTTCCATGTGGCCACCTCATGCTGATGCAATCCATCGCACAACTTAAAGGGCACACACTATGACACAATATAAATGGCCAACTCAAACATTAAAGCATCATTCAGTTTGCTCCTCATAAAAAGTCACCAGTGAAACTTTAAAGGCCCCAAACAAATGCTGTCTCTTGTCCCTCCCCCATGTCCCTCCCCCATCTCCCACCCTAACACCAAGTGCTGGCAGCATGCTTATCCTCTTGTGTCATTCATCCCTAGCCAGCGGCACAGCAAGCTGATCGGGTACCTGGGGCAGCAcgtgtgccctgcgcccaggggtggggccagctggggcaggacactCCATGGGACCTCCaagcctcctcccactcagccacgctatagctgagggggaggcagcaggcaaacCATTTGGAGCAGTGTGGAGGCTGCGGACGCCCAAGCCACTGCTTCACTCCCAGtagagacgcatggctcaggcgcgtggcaggccccgcagtgagtgccgcccagcattttgtcacccccctcagtggtgacacccagggaagcctgcccccaccacacacacccttcctctgccccttccttAGCCTCCCACTATAGAGGAATGATTATGCTGAATCAGGGGCACCAGTAACAAAGAGCAGAGATCAGATGGCAGTCTTATTAGATGGAGCAGAAGTGGGAAACTCCAGCCAAGATCCAGGACACCCCTTTAGAGTGAGGGAAAGTGAGcacgagagagggagagataagTTGCAGAGAGAAAGTGTCGCTGCAGTGTTTGCAAGAAGAAACAATCCTTGCTTTGTTTTGATGCTTCACACCCAATGAAGAGGCTGGAATAAACTAACCAGCATAAACCAGGCAGTTTTGGTTTCACACGAAAGAACACTTGATGGATAACTGAGGTGGGGAGTCTAGGAAGGAGAATGTGCacagaaagacacacacaaacatggtTGTACCCCACCACCCCTCATATTTCATTGAACTAGTTACTGAGGCAGCATgatgtattattattacaattactaTTATCATGAGCCTAACCTTTCCTCTGGGTAACTAAATTCAATTCTTCCAGCCGCCTCACCCAAAGTGGAAAGTTTCCTTTGTGTAACGCTCACCATCAGATTAATTTAGCAGATTCCTAGGAAACAAAGACAGATTCTTGACCTTGGTATGTCCCTGCAATGTTACATTTATCAGTTGTTGACAGCTAAAGCCTCAGAATTTTGGAAATGGCTATTTTTGCCCCCATCCCTTAATCATCAAAA
This portion of the Podarcis raffonei isolate rPodRaf1 chromosome 17, rPodRaf1.pri, whole genome shotgun sequence genome encodes:
- the INIP gene encoding SOSS complex subunit C isoform X1, with protein sequence MASNPPGQGFQNKNRVAILAELDKEKRKLLMQNQSSTNHPGARVLQPLFQTYELPILKTMDPCISLARSSLNKDFRDHAEQQHIAAQQKAALQHAHAHSSGYFITQDSAFGNLILPVLPRLESE
- the INIP gene encoding SOSS complex subunit C isoform X2, with product MASNPPGQGFQNKNRVAILAELDKEKRKLLMQNQSSTNHPGASISLARSSLNKDFRDHAEQQHIAAQQKAALQHAHAHSSGYFITQDSAFGNLILPVLPRLESE